Proteins co-encoded in one Meiothermus sp. genomic window:
- a CDS encoding CaiB/BaiF CoA-transferase family protein: MGALDGLKVLDLSRILAGPYCTQMLADLGAEVWKIEPPKGDDTRIWGPPFIRGGGSGKEKGGTGWEVAPEGESAYYLSCNRGKKSVVVNLKDPRGQQIVQDLAQQADVLVENYKTGDLARYGLDYVSLSRQNPRLIYLSITGYGQTGPRAQEPGYDVAVQGLCGIMSVTGEPEGPPMRVPVAWIDLMTGMNGAVAILAALQERARSGLGQHLDLALFDVGLAAMVNLAQSYLLTGELPERLGNAHPQIVPYGAFAASDGWFMLTVGNDEQYRRVCEAMEHPELWEDARFQTNAGRVTHRAELLPRLEAILRSRPRREWLERFTQAGVPVTPVNNLAEAFAEPQARARGMLQQVEHPTLGSIPLIGSPLAHLSRTPAKAQAHPPLLGEHTGAVLSEVLGYTPEQVRELVAAGVVGAV, from the coding sequence ATGGGCGCACTAGATGGTCTCAAGGTGCTCGACCTTTCCCGCATTCTGGCCGGCCCTTATTGCACCCAGATGCTGGCCGACCTGGGTGCGGAGGTCTGGAAAATCGAGCCCCCCAAGGGCGACGACACCCGCATCTGGGGGCCTCCCTTTATCAGGGGAGGGGGGTCGGGCAAAGAAAAGGGTGGGACGGGATGGGAGGTGGCCCCTGAGGGGGAGAGCGCTTACTACCTTTCCTGCAACCGGGGCAAGAAGAGCGTGGTGGTCAACCTCAAAGACCCCCGGGGCCAGCAGATTGTGCAAGACCTGGCCCAGCAGGCCGATGTGTTGGTGGAGAACTACAAAACCGGCGACCTGGCCCGCTATGGCCTGGACTATGTCAGCCTTTCCCGGCAGAACCCCAGGCTCATCTACCTCTCCATCACCGGCTATGGCCAGACCGGCCCCCGGGCCCAGGAACCCGGCTACGACGTGGCGGTACAGGGGCTTTGCGGCATCATGTCGGTCACGGGGGAGCCCGAGGGCCCGCCCATGCGGGTGCCGGTGGCCTGGATAGACCTGATGACCGGCATGAACGGGGCCGTGGCCATCCTGGCGGCGCTTCAGGAGCGGGCCCGCAGCGGGCTGGGGCAGCACCTCGACCTGGCGCTGTTTGATGTGGGGCTGGCCGCCATGGTCAACCTGGCCCAGAGCTACCTGCTGACCGGCGAGCTACCCGAACGGCTGGGTAACGCCCACCCCCAGATTGTCCCCTACGGCGCTTTTGCCGCTTCGGATGGCTGGTTCATGCTGACCGTGGGCAACGACGAGCAGTACCGCCGGGTCTGCGAGGCCATGGAACACCCGGAGTTGTGGGAGGATGCCCGCTTCCAGACCAACGCGGGCCGGGTCACCCACCGCGCCGAGCTGCTGCCCCGGCTCGAGGCCATCCTGCGTAGCCGCCCCCGCCGGGAGTGGCTCGAGCGCTTCACCCAGGCCGGGGTTCCGGTGACGCCGGTCAACAACCTGGCCGAGGCCTTTGCCGAGCCGCAGGCCCGGGCTCGGGGGATGCTTCAGCAGGTCGAACACCCCACCCTGGGCTCCATTCCCCTAATCGGCTCGCCGCTGGCCCACCTCTCCCGCACGCCTGCCAAGGCCCAGGCCCATCCGCCGCTGCTGGGCGAACACACCGGGGCCGTGTTGAGCGAGGTGCTGGGCTACACGCCGGAGCAGGTTCGGGAGTTGGTAGCGGCGGGGGTGGTTGGGGCGGTTTGA
- the udk gene encoding uridine kinase: MIDFVSRAFVIGIAGGTGSGKTTVTEAVIGAVGPEHVALLPMDNYYKDNTHLPFQERLQLSYDHPDAFDLELYLSHIRQLVSGQPVSMPVYSFKEYTRAPHTIPVQPAPVVVLEGILLLVDAALRAEMNLKVFVDTDADVRFIRRLQRDIVERGRSVESVIQQYLEQVRPMHLSFVEPSKRYADVIIPHGGHNEEALAMLTARVRSLVSADKVGHGGRL; encoded by the coding sequence ATGATTGATTTTGTGAGTCGGGCTTTTGTGATCGGCATTGCCGGGGGTACCGGCAGCGGTAAAACCACCGTCACCGAGGCAGTCATTGGGGCGGTAGGGCCCGAGCATGTGGCCTTACTGCCAATGGACAACTACTACAAGGACAACACCCACCTGCCCTTCCAGGAGCGCCTCCAGCTCAGCTACGACCATCCCGACGCCTTCGACCTCGAGCTCTACCTTTCGCACATCCGGCAGCTCGTCTCGGGCCAGCCGGTCTCGATGCCGGTGTACTCCTTCAAGGAATACACCCGCGCCCCCCATACCATTCCCGTCCAGCCCGCCCCGGTGGTGGTGCTCGAGGGCATCCTGCTGCTGGTCGATGCCGCCTTGCGGGCCGAGATGAACCTCAAGGTTTTTGTGGATACCGACGCCGACGTGCGCTTTATTCGGCGTTTGCAGCGCGACATCGTCGAGCGGGGGCGCAGCGTGGAGAGCGTTATTCAGCAGTACCTCGAGCAAGTCCGTCCTATGCACCTTTCATTTGTCGAGCCCTCCAAGCGCTATGCCGACGTAATCATCCCCCACGGAGGGCACAACGAAGAGGCCCTGGCCATGCTCACGGCGCGGGTGCGCAGCCTGGTTTCGGCGGACAAGGTGGGCCATGGGGGGCGGTTGTGA
- the galE gene encoding UDP-glucose 4-epimerase GalE, whose product MKVLITGGAGYIGSTIAHALLDTGHLPVLLDSLVTGPRAFTQGKIFYEGDIADRALLERILREHPDIHSTIHCAARIVVPESVQEPYLYYRENVCKSLELFKNLAELGYPRVVFSSSASIYDAVPGFKVTETSPLKPSSPYARTKYMMEMVLEDLCKATPLRGIALRYFNPIGADPKLRSGIHVREPSHVLGKMVDVALGKLPEFTLTGVNWPTRDGSGIRDYIHVWDLAMAHVKAVERFDEVIAKTQSPYVVINLGTGHGVTVKELVAAFERVYGKQIPKREAPPRPGDVAGAYANADRALELLGWKAEHSIDEGIASALAWGQKRKEILGYV is encoded by the coding sequence ATGAAGGTTCTGATTACCGGCGGAGCCGGCTACATCGGCAGCACCATCGCCCACGCGCTTCTGGACACCGGCCATCTGCCGGTGCTGCTGGACTCGCTGGTCACGGGGCCCCGGGCTTTTACCCAGGGCAAGATTTTTTACGAGGGCGACATCGCCGACCGGGCCCTGCTAGAACGCATCTTGCGGGAGCACCCCGACATCCACAGCACCATCCACTGCGCCGCGCGGATAGTGGTGCCGGAGTCGGTGCAGGAGCCCTACCTTTACTACCGCGAAAACGTCTGCAAGAGCCTCGAGCTGTTCAAGAACCTGGCCGAGCTGGGCTACCCCCGGGTGGTATTCAGCTCTTCGGCCTCCATCTACGACGCAGTGCCGGGCTTCAAGGTGACCGAAACCTCGCCCCTCAAGCCCAGCTCCCCCTACGCCCGTACCAAGTACATGATGGAGATGGTGCTGGAAGACCTGTGCAAGGCCACCCCACTGCGGGGAATTGCCCTGCGCTATTTCAACCCCATCGGGGCCGACCCCAAGCTGCGCAGCGGCATTCATGTGCGCGAGCCCAGCCATGTGCTGGGCAAGATGGTAGACGTAGCCCTGGGCAAGCTGCCCGAGTTCACCCTCACCGGCGTAAACTGGCCTACCCGCGACGGCTCCGGCATCCGCGACTACATCCACGTCTGGGATCTGGCCATGGCCCATGTAAAGGCGGTGGAGCGCTTCGACGAGGTTATCGCCAAAACCCAAAGCCCCTATGTGGTGATCAACCTGGGCACCGGCCACGGGGTGACCGTAAAGGAACTGGTAGCAGCCTTCGAGCGCGTGTACGGAAAGCAGATTCCCAAGCGCGAAGCCCCACCCCGCCCGGGCGATGTGGCCGGGGCCTATGCCAACGCCGACCGGGCCTTAGAGCTACTGGGCTGGAAGGCCGAGCACTCGATTGACGAGGGCATCGCCAGCGCCCTGGCCTGGGGCCAAAAACGCAAAGAAATCCTGGGGTATGTCTAG
- a CDS encoding DUF5693 family protein: MNPRSLLRVVVLLSAVLSLPALLPRMQAERPGPVVLIMDGEEVADQARFTGQTFLQVMQTYRALGVQGVALYEQSVRNWANRGLLTSHSANTLQLVYPNAQIKPGWFYLTGPASLLDAMVARWNIPTERVLIGTQTWLATPVNVDFFPAGFDLALARELKAQGFYLVARPFDHPYRKYDVELVPPETDAVVFAGLDVLGYKDHLEAVAAGLQGKPIAWIEGTPQRGFAQLSRTLPVKRLFSIRPEWQDKLTPAETADKFVLAARERGHQLLYLRPYKQPGDTEAFLTILRRDLERSRISIGQPTARDFSPSPLRFVALVGILAGLALLALGLPQPWGIPVAVLLTLFALGVARADAGPLLAAMVFPALGFLERHRPGLRLWLAAVLYSLAGVVFLAALGSTPQSVLGLEPFRGVSLTLVVPPLLVALSFLPAAYKPALNALYNHPLKLGEVGVALLGLAVVGLAVLRRGNDAAPSIVPEWELQLRAFLQDVMVRPRFKEIFAHALAPVALLLPWPTWLKNVLLVLVAVGMGSILNTFSHYHTPLSISFFRVLNGLLIGLLVGLVGVWVIRRLREWWLR; the protein is encoded by the coding sequence GTGAACCCGCGTTCGCTGCTGCGGGTGGTGGTGCTGCTCTCGGCGGTGCTGAGCCTACCGGCGTTGCTACCGCGGATGCAGGCCGAACGCCCGGGGCCGGTGGTGCTCATTATGGACGGCGAGGAGGTGGCCGACCAGGCCCGGTTCACCGGCCAGACCTTCCTACAGGTAATGCAGACCTACCGGGCCCTGGGGGTGCAGGGGGTGGCGCTGTATGAACAATCGGTGCGGAACTGGGCGAACCGGGGGCTGCTGACCAGCCATTCGGCCAATACCCTGCAACTGGTCTACCCCAATGCCCAGATCAAGCCCGGCTGGTTCTACCTGACCGGCCCGGCGAGCCTCCTGGATGCAATGGTGGCGCGGTGGAACATCCCCACCGAGCGGGTGCTGATCGGCACCCAGACCTGGCTGGCCACCCCGGTCAACGTGGACTTTTTCCCGGCCGGCTTCGACCTGGCCCTGGCTCGCGAGCTCAAGGCCCAGGGCTTTTACCTGGTGGCCCGACCCTTCGACCACCCCTACCGCAAATACGACGTGGAGCTTGTGCCGCCCGAGACCGACGCGGTGGTTTTTGCCGGGCTGGATGTGCTGGGCTACAAAGACCACCTCGAGGCCGTGGCAGCAGGCCTGCAAGGCAAACCCATCGCCTGGATCGAGGGCACCCCCCAGCGGGGCTTTGCCCAACTCAGCCGCACGCTGCCGGTCAAACGGCTCTTTAGCATCCGGCCAGAGTGGCAGGACAAGCTGACCCCCGCCGAAACCGCCGACAAGTTTGTGCTGGCCGCCCGCGAGCGCGGACACCAGTTGCTCTACCTGCGACCCTACAAACAACCGGGCGACACTGAGGCTTTTCTGACCATCCTGCGCCGTGACCTCGAGCGCTCGCGCATCTCCATCGGCCAGCCCACCGCCCGCGACTTTAGCCCTTCGCCGCTGCGCTTTGTGGCCCTGGTGGGCATTCTGGCTGGGCTGGCCCTGCTGGCCCTGGGGCTGCCGCAGCCTTGGGGTATTCCGGTAGCAGTATTGCTCACCCTGTTTGCCCTGGGGGTAGCCCGCGCTGATGCCGGGCCGTTGCTGGCCGCAATGGTGTTCCCGGCGCTGGGCTTCCTCGAGCGCCATCGGCCCGGTTTGCGCTTGTGGTTGGCGGCGGTGCTCTACTCGCTGGCCGGGGTGGTCTTTCTGGCCGCCCTGGGCAGCACCCCCCAAAGCGTGCTGGGCCTGGAGCCCTTCCGGGGGGTCTCGCTCACCCTGGTGGTGCCGCCCCTGCTGGTGGCGCTGTCGTTCTTGCCTGCCGCTTACAAGCCCGCCCTCAACGCCTTGTACAACCATCCCCTGAAGCTCGGTGAGGTGGGGGTGGCACTCTTGGGACTGGCGGTGGTGGGGCTGGCAGTGCTGCGCCGGGGCAACGATGCAGCCCCCTCCATTGTGCCCGAGTGGGAGTTGCAGCTTCGGGCCTTCTTGCAGGACGTGATGGTGCGGCCCCGCTTCAAGGAGATTTTCGCCCACGCCCTGGCCCCGGTGGCCCTGCTACTGCCCTGGCCAACCTGGCTCAAAAACGTCCTGCTGGTGCTGGTAGCGGTGGGAATGGGCTCTATCCTGAACACTTTTTCGCACTACCACACCCCCCTCAGCATCTCCTTTTTCCGAGTGCTCAACGGTCTGCTGATTGGCCTGCTGGTGGGGCTGGTGGGGGTCTGGGTCATCCGTCGCTTGCGCGAATGGTGGCTCAGATAG
- the csaB gene encoding polysaccharide pyruvyl transferase CsaB, translating to MRVGVSGYYGFQNAGDEAILEAIVHEIKARGHQAVVFSHNPGETAQRYGVEAVKRTQPLEVWKALGTLDLLLSGGGGLLQDKTSGLSLWYYLTILGLARRRGKTVYVFNQSLGPLSKRGEQRVKRALRGVTCFFRDEGSLEYGRKLGLEVHLGADPALLLTPPPVEREPNMVVLVPKYGTEEANANLHKLADRLRVEGFEVVILALQPGFDEPVLEKFSSFTRELAWDPRRVSYLLAQAGYVISVRLHGAILAAAAGTPFAGIAYDPKVAGFCRDAGAVYVDMPGDPDLLAGAVLTQRQPNWSAIETMKTRARSSFDQVLSSRPQGRVQRSKPL from the coding sequence ATGCGCGTAGGGGTCAGCGGATATTACGGTTTTCAGAATGCCGGCGACGAGGCCATCCTCGAGGCCATTGTGCACGAAATTAAGGCCCGAGGCCACCAGGCTGTGGTGTTTTCTCACAACCCCGGCGAAACCGCTCAGCGCTACGGGGTCGAGGCCGTCAAGCGCACCCAGCCGCTGGAAGTCTGGAAGGCGCTGGGCACCCTAGACCTGCTCTTATCGGGTGGGGGCGGTCTGTTGCAGGACAAGACCTCTGGGCTAAGCCTGTGGTACTACCTGACCATCCTGGGCCTGGCCCGGCGCCGGGGCAAGACAGTGTACGTCTTCAATCAGTCGCTGGGGCCCCTCAGCAAGCGGGGTGAGCAGCGGGTAAAGCGGGCCTTGCGAGGCGTAACGTGCTTTTTTCGCGATGAAGGCTCGCTCGAGTACGGGCGCAAGCTGGGGCTCGAGGTGCATCTGGGTGCCGACCCGGCCTTGCTCCTGACCCCCCCGCCAGTGGAGCGCGAGCCCAATATGGTGGTGCTGGTGCCCAAGTACGGCACCGAGGAGGCCAACGCCAACCTGCACAAGCTGGCCGACCGGCTGCGGGTAGAGGGCTTCGAGGTGGTAATCCTGGCCCTGCAACCGGGCTTCGACGAACCGGTCTTGGAAAAGTTCAGCAGCTTCACCCGTGAGCTGGCCTGGGATCCGCGCCGGGTGAGCTACCTGCTGGCCCAGGCAGGCTACGTGATCTCGGTGCGCCTGCACGGGGCCATCCTGGCGGCGGCTGCCGGAACCCCCTTTGCCGGCATCGCCTACGACCCCAAGGTGGCCGGTTTCTGCCGCGATGCCGGGGCGGTGTATGTGGACATGCCGGGCGACCCCGACCTGCTGGCCGGGGCGGTGCTGACCCAGCGCCAGCCCAACTGGAGTGCCATCGAAACCATGAAAACCCGCGCCCGCAGCAGCTTCGACCAGGTGCTCTCCAGCCGCCCCCAGGGGCGCGTACAGCGCTCGAAGCCCCTATAG
- a CDS encoding acyl-CoA carboxylase subunit beta: MADNTRAWMEELLAEMEERRKRVEAGGGPERIRKQHEAGKMTARERIQYLLDEDTFVELQPFAEHSESALMQGVQAPADGVVTGYGKVGGRTVFVFSQDFTVLGGSLGKTHGRKIAHVMDMAAKVGAPLIGLNDSAGARIQEGVDSLSGYGEVFYRNAIYSGVVPQISAILGPCAGGAVYSPAITDFVLMSKGNSYMFITGPEVIKSVTREEVTFEQLGGSEVHTAKSGVAHLECEGDQGVLDTIKKLLAYLPQNAREKPPIWENSDPKQRKTPELLDLVHPDPRRPYNMHQIIETIVDEGRFLELHPQFAKNIIVGFAHLGGQSIGIVANNPRFMAGALDINASDKAARFIRTCDSFNIPILTLVDVTGFLPGVAQEHQGIIRHGAKMLYAYAEATVPKITLITRKSYGGAYLAMNSRDMGADVVLAWPTGAVAVMGAEGAANIIYRKEIQSSPDPAATRQAKIAEYKKAFDNPYVAAGRGYIDDVIDPAETRRLLIQHLEMLSTKQEERPYKKHGNIPL, encoded by the coding sequence ATGGCAGATAACACGCGGGCCTGGATGGAAGAGCTGCTGGCCGAGATGGAAGAGCGACGCAAGCGGGTCGAAGCGGGCGGTGGGCCGGAACGCATTAGAAAGCAGCACGAGGCGGGCAAAATGACCGCCCGCGAGCGCATTCAATACCTGCTCGACGAGGACACTTTTGTTGAGTTGCAGCCTTTTGCCGAACACTCCGAAAGTGCCCTGATGCAAGGGGTGCAAGCCCCTGCCGATGGAGTGGTTACGGGCTACGGCAAGGTGGGGGGACGCACGGTGTTTGTTTTTAGTCAGGATTTTACCGTGCTGGGCGGGAGTCTGGGCAAAACCCATGGCCGCAAAATTGCGCATGTGATGGACATGGCGGCAAAGGTGGGCGCTCCGCTGATCGGCCTCAACGACTCCGCCGGGGCCCGCATCCAGGAAGGCGTGGACAGTCTTTCGGGCTATGGCGAGGTCTTCTACCGCAACGCGATTTACTCAGGCGTGGTGCCGCAAATCTCGGCCATTCTGGGGCCTTGTGCCGGCGGAGCGGTGTACAGCCCGGCCATCACCGACTTCGTGCTGATGAGCAAGGGCAATAGCTACATGTTTATTACCGGGCCGGAGGTGATCAAGAGCGTGACCCGCGAGGAAGTCACCTTCGAGCAACTAGGGGGTTCGGAGGTGCACACTGCCAAGTCGGGCGTGGCCCACCTCGAGTGCGAGGGGGATCAGGGGGTGCTGGACACCATCAAGAAACTGCTGGCCTACCTTCCGCAGAACGCCAGAGAAAAGCCCCCCATCTGGGAAAACAGCGACCCCAAGCAGCGCAAAACCCCCGAGCTTTTAGACCTGGTGCACCCTGACCCCCGCCGCCCTTACAACATGCACCAGATTATCGAGACCATCGTGGACGAGGGCCGGTTCCTGGAACTCCATCCCCAGTTTGCCAAGAACATCATCGTGGGGTTTGCCCACCTGGGCGGGCAGAGCATCGGGATTGTGGCCAACAACCCCCGCTTTATGGCCGGTGCGCTGGACATCAACGCCTCGGACAAGGCCGCCCGCTTCATCCGTACCTGCGACAGCTTCAACATTCCCATCCTGACCCTGGTAGACGTGACCGGCTTCTTGCCCGGGGTGGCCCAGGAACACCAGGGCATCATCCGCCACGGGGCCAAGATGCTCTACGCCTACGCCGAGGCCACCGTGCCCAAGATCACCCTGATTACCCGCAAGAGCTACGGCGGGGCCTACCTGGCCATGAACTCCCGCGACATGGGGGCGGATGTGGTGCTGGCCTGGCCTACCGGGGCGGTGGCGGTGATGGGCGCCGAGGGGGCAGCCAACATTATCTACCGCAAAGAAATTCAGTCCTCGCCCGACCCTGCGGCCACCCGGCAGGCCAAAATTGCCGAGTACAAAAAAGCCTTCGACAACCCCTATGTAGCGGCTGGACGGGGTTACATTGACGATGTAATTGACCCCGCCGAGACCCGCCGGCTTTTGATCCAGCACCTCGAGATGCTCTCCACCAAGCAAGAGGAGCGGCCCTACAAAAAGCACGGGAATATCCCGCTATAG